One segment of Halococcus hamelinensis 100A6 DNA contains the following:
- a CDS encoding sodium:solute symporter family transporter, with protein MVDGIILTFAAYILILLAATFYVGYLQQGVDTEDYQNEFYVGGRDLGILVTLILVAASGISPGTFIGSPGYTWEYGPSYTLAILAQGPFTLYVLGIYGKKMGIISRRIDADSLLDLYIARYESYKPLILLLGLVVIVFTEAYVSTEFTGAARAITAISGLPYTLSMLIFAGIVILYTTLGGLRGTGIIGIVGGIAMTFGTLALLAVTLGSGSEIFSNIASINPDLLVPPGDGISWYRYVAIWVTFSFGWLGIAHAIQGNLGVNSTTTIKRSAGLGAFLVTFWSFVVIILAGSAGKVLNPTGIAPDQNLPLYTLAALPDVPSGIVLTGVVGAAQTTVGAMGILISSAIVVNIYQEYGNRELSDRQQRLLTSSVTAVVGLVGLGIGLAQPPLLQLIVVFAFGGLATGLAPPLLLGFFWPRANKYGAFVGTLTGVVSYVLLKIWAPGPIGQSPIIVTLIIAFGLNILVSYFTEDPSPETLRLYFGKYDSE; from the coding sequence ATGGTCGATGGCATTATCCTCACCTTCGCAGCGTATATCCTCATTTTACTGGCCGCCACGTTCTATGTGGGATATCTTCAACAGGGGGTCGACACGGAGGACTATCAGAACGAATTCTACGTCGGAGGGCGCGATCTCGGGATACTCGTCACACTCATCTTAGTTGCCGCATCGGGAATCAGCCCCGGGACATTCATCGGCAGTCCGGGGTATACCTGGGAGTATGGACCGTCCTACACCCTAGCGATACTCGCTCAAGGCCCGTTCACACTCTACGTACTCGGTATCTATGGCAAGAAAATGGGCATTATCTCTCGACGGATCGACGCGGACTCCCTCCTTGATCTGTATATCGCGCGGTATGAGTCCTATAAACCGCTCATCTTACTGCTTGGGCTCGTCGTTATCGTATTCACTGAAGCCTACGTCTCTACAGAATTCACCGGTGCTGCGCGAGCGATCACCGCTATTTCCGGCCTTCCATATACACTCAGCATGTTGATATTCGCTGGTATCGTTATCCTGTACACGACACTGGGCGGACTTCGTGGAACTGGGATCATCGGCATTGTTGGCGGAATCGCAATGACGTTCGGGACGCTGGCGTTGCTGGCTGTCACTCTGGGTTCCGGTAGTGAGATATTCTCGAATATCGCTTCCATCAATCCCGATCTTCTCGTCCCCCCCGGCGACGGAATCTCGTGGTATCGATACGTCGCAATCTGGGTGACGTTTTCGTTCGGTTGGTTAGGTATCGCTCATGCGATTCAGGGCAATCTAGGGGTGAACTCAACGACGACGATCAAGCGGTCGGCAGGACTGGGTGCGTTTTTGGTGACGTTTTGGTCCTTCGTGGTAATCATCCTCGCCGGGAGCGCTGGGAAAGTACTCAATCCGACCGGGATTGCCCCTGACCAGAACCTTCCGCTGTATACGCTCGCTGCGCTGCCGGATGTCCCATCCGGAATCGTATTGACAGGTGTTGTTGGTGCCGCACAAACGACTGTCGGGGCGATGGGTATCCTGATCAGCTCCGCGATCGTGGTCAATATATATCAAGAGTATGGAAACAGAGAGCTTTCGGATAGGCAACAGCGATTGCTCACAAGCAGCGTGACGGCGGTCGTTGGCCTCGTTGGCTTGGGTATCGGTTTAGCTCAACCACCGCTCTTGCAACTCATCGTTGTCTTTGCGTTCGGTGGATTGGCGACAGGCTTAGCTCCCCCCTTGCTGCTTGGATTCTTCTGGCCTCGGGCGAACAAGTATGGTGCCTTCGTAGGGACACTCACTGGAGTCGTCAGTTATGTGCTTCTCAAAATTTGGGCTCCTGGCCCTATTGGGCAATCTCCGATCATCGTCA